DNA from Vicia villosa cultivar HV-30 ecotype Madison, WI unplaced genomic scaffold, Vvil1.0 ctg.000078F_1_1_1, whole genome shotgun sequence:
TCTTtattgaaaagaaataaaatatcaaaatatattatatgtcATGAGTGAGATATAATTTTTGGTATTATAtgcatttttactatttttaataagcATGAAAATTgtcttttttattttggtttataATTCAAGTCAAAGcagtacatatcatgcatggtgTTTATGATTGATCTAATCAATAAACCGTTCCTTTACTCATCCAATGAGAGGCATTGTCCATAAAAATAACAGCATGTGACGCATGCAACAATCTTACATCTTAATGTGAAATCTTACGAACACTTCATCaatatatatacaagactaaagtCAAGGTGCATCAACAATCTATATCTATTCTAATTCCTAACCTTTTAAAAAAGCCAAACCTCCACAATTTGAATCTCTTATACTATGTAGAACaaatatttcaatatattttagtTTCGATTAAAATACTATGATTTAGTTGCTTATATAGGGAGACAGACTTGCTTAATAAACCTCATTTTATGCACATTCGATGGCCATAATTTTTCACTTGAaagaaaataacaagaaaaaaaataatctGTTAGATTTCTTATACTTAAAACCATTCCAGAAGAAAAAAGTGCTTCTCGTGCTTAAATAGGTTTCCAAGGACACCAGCAAGCAAGCTGTACGCTAATCTTCTTTTGGTGGCCATAGGTCACACTTCATTCTGAACTCCTCATAGAAACAAAAGCAACTCCTACTCAGATCATGCGTCTGATAGAGAGGGTTCATGTCATCAGGAATCAAAAAAATGGATCTAAATCAGCAATGTTACTACATTACTGTAGTCATTTCACCCTTTCCATGTCAGTAGTCCTTTCACCAACAAACTTTATCATCCTTTAAGTTTAGCTCAACAAAGGAAGGTCACTGAGTCATACATGATCCAACTCAATGAAAATTAGTCAATGCTGAGCAGGTTCATCTGGATCCTTCATCGATACATTCTAAGGTAAGTAAGCAGTCTGAACTCTTCTGTTGAACAATGCACATCATCATATCTCAGTAGCCATATTTATCATTCAAGGAAGTCCGTCCATCGCCGGATTGTCCTGCACAGAACAAGATTTGTATGTTAATTCAATAAATTCAATAAATGACAGTTCAAGTATGTGGTCAGAATACTGAACCTAATTCTGCTTACCTTTAGGAGGAACCCATGTTGCATTATCTGTCTCATCACTTAAAAAAGATGGTTTTTCAGGCCCAAGTACTCTTTTAGGCTTCTTCTCTTGGCTTTCATCTCTTCCATCATTGTCATCTGCAGCATATAGTCCCTTTTTGTACTTCAATAATAGAGCCACGGCATCCTCAGCCATTTGTTCACCTGAGGTGGAAGATGTTGATTGCTGAGAGGCATCACTACTGCTTGTTCCAATTGTCTCGACCTGCTTCCGTTTTCTTAAAATTAATCCGGGAGCAGCAGACTCTATTCTAGACTCCAATGAAGTGCTTGCATCATCATCACCGCCTAATATTTTGTTTCTGTCCTTATAGTCAACAAACTGATCGGATTCATCCATCTCCGGTGGATGAAGAGAGGTCGTCGGCTGTTTATCATCTGTAACCCTGTCCTCTACAGCTCCAAGCCACTGGGGCTTTGGGACAACAAATACAGCATTCTCAGTCTCCGACTTGTCATGGCCAGGTTGTGACTTTTCCAAATCCACAATTGTGGCTGCTGGTTCCTCTCCTTTTATGGAGCCATCTGCCTTAACACAAGCATCACTAATTTTCTGGGTTTCCGCATGTGGTTTATTGTCATTTTCCTTAACACAAGCATCACTAGTTTTCTTGGTTTCCACGTGTGGTTTATTGTTGTCTGCCTTGGCACAAGGCTCACTGTTTTTCGGGACTTCTGCCAGGGGTTTCCTCTTGATAGGAGAGGCAACTTCTTCGGGGTTTATTGGTTTGGGCTCTTGTGCTTTCAACTCCCTTTTCTTGGAAGCATCTCCTGTTGGGTCAGCAATCTTCAAGAGGTAGGATATCCTATCTAGCTCAGACTGAAGAGTTGATAATTCCTTCTCAAGCTGCGCACTTTTATCATAAACTgacataaaagaaaatatcaGTGAGGATAAGAGGAGTAATCAaaataaaaactttaaaatacACTAAAGCACTATAAAGCTTAAGATATGAGGTTAAGAGAACTATCACCTAGTTGAGATGAAAGTCCAGACATGTAAGCATCAAGTGAATCACCGACATCATCCTGTGTGGTATTCTCTGTCTCTGATAACACTTTGTTCTTCTCAGTCATGATCAactctttcttttcatttatttCCTTCATGATAGTATCTCTCTTATCAAGAAGAGTATCCGCAGTCTCAATTGACTGGTTGTCACCAGGCTTCTTTTGAGAGGGTTTTTTCTTTGTCCGGTCATAAAATTCATCATCATCGTCActgaaaaatgcataaaattacCAAAGATCCTTTTAGTTTCAGTGCATTTTTGTAAGTGTTGTATAAGTAAACCAGGCAAGCATATCAAACATTGACCTAAAGGAACACAGAATATGATAATATACCTAAAatattcttcttcatcttcaactgcACCTTTCTTCTTCCCATGAGGTAGCTTTCCAGTACGTGCACCTAAACTTTCTCGAATACTATCATTCAGTGTTTCTTCCAAGTTTTCAAGTTCTTCCATTATCTATCCAATTAAAAACAAGGTTAACTTAGTAACTTAAGTGCTCATGCAGCAGCATTTACAATCACAGAATATGGAAAGCAATAAAATGCAAGGTTCTTTATAATAAACTTTCTCCAATATCACCTCTGCcattctttgctcattcctagcAATTTGAGTCTGTTGACCCTGGGTTAATCCACCCTGAGAAATGTCTTTAACTCGTATAGAATTTATTTCTTTCTTCATGTTAGAAATCTGCACACAAAAAATATGCCTCAGGAAGCTTTTCAAGTATACCATCTAAAAAACAGGCCAATAGGAAACTGTATCTGGCAAGTGGAGAGAGTTTAAGTGTGGGTACaaatatcatcatcatcctttAGGGGATGTCTTTTGTATTACAACTATCAACCATTCATTTGAGACTATAACTTCAATTTACTTTAATTATCTTGGTGGAGATAGGGGTTATGAGAACAGGATGAGTAAAAGAGGTTTCAAGCAATTAGGAAGAGTGGAAGTGTGAACTAGTGCTCTGGTTTCTAGGTCTAAAAGAGATAACTTAACAAGAATTACTCACCTTTTccattctttttattattttctcacgGGTTTTTTCCTGTTTTTCTGTAAGCTGCCCTTTATATGACTGCCATGTTATTTCTTCAACATCATCCTGAAATCAGAAGACAAAATAGTCAACTTGAGCATTCACATTAAAGTAGAATCTAAGATATAAATTTTGAGTGAATAATTAAGTAGTTCAAACGAAGAAATATATAGAGTTTGTTGCATAATTACCTCATCTTCTTCAATGGCATCCTCACCCATACCCCACGATATACCTTCAGCAGCAGATGCTTCCATCTTTGCTCGTCGGAGAGAAGTTTCCCTATCTAGCAATGCTTCCCGCAATTTCATTTCTCTCTTAAGTTTTATATTAGCCTCCTTCAAGTAAAACAAATAACACGGAAAATTGGTGCAGGATCCATCAGTCCCAAGAACATAAAACACTTTCATCTATGACACTTACACGGATACTAGTGACACATTATCAAATACTAGTGGTGAATGACCATAAATTTAATGAAAGAAAAACATATGAAGACCAATCTTACAGGAGGCATCAATTCCGACGGTCCTTGAAAAATGAACATCCGAGTTG
Protein-coding regions in this window:
- the LOC131623790 gene encoding uncharacterized protein LOC131623790 — translated: MTNSMGPPPPKNPNLQPQTLTSPPPPPYSDSHSSQSTVNDSSQPEPPPPPPPSDSSQSEPPTPPPPPPSDSSTISSLPEQPPPSNSTALSEPPPPPPFHSTDTQTPKPSQGVAVPYKIPAWSSAPCHEFYLEVLKDGSIIDKYNVHEKGAYMFGRLDLCDFVLEHPTISRFHAVMQFKRRGDAYLYDLGSTHGTFLNKNRVEKNTYIDLRVGDVIRFGRSTRMFIFQGPSELMPPEANIKLKREMKLREALLDRETSLRRAKMEASAAEGISWGMGEDAIEEDEDDVEEITWQSYKGQLTEKQEKTREKIIKRMEKISNMKKEINSIRVKDISQGGLTQGQQTQIARNEQRMAEIMEELENLEETLNDSIRESLGARTGKLPHGKKKGAVEDEEEYFSDDDDEFYDRTKKKPSQKKPGDNQSIETADTLLDKRDTIMKEINEKKELIMTEKNKVLSETENTTQDDVGDSLDAYMSGLSSQLVYDKSAQLEKELSTLQSELDRISYLLKIADPTGDASKKRELKAQEPKPINPEEVASPIKRKPLAEVPKNSEPCAKADNNKPHVETKKTSDACVKENDNKPHAETQKISDACVKADGSIKGEEPAATIVDLEKSQPGHDKSETENAVFVVPKPQWLGAVEDRVTDDKQPTTSLHPPEMDESDQFVDYKDRNKILGGDDDASTSLESRIESAAPGLILRKRKQVETIGTSSSDASQQSTSSTSGEQMAEDAVALLLKYKKGLYAADDNDGRDESQEKKPKRVLGPEKPSFLSDETDNATWVPPKGQSGDGRTSLNDKYGY